Proteins from one Microbacterium sp. Root553 genomic window:
- the yczR gene encoding MocR-like transcription factor YczR, with amino-acid sequence MASRLVEQLGGQHAAGATAASLAEQIRALILDGRLTVGERLPSERALALELRRSRSTTTRVYGLLEGDGYVVRRHGGSTRVALPHTAHRLADPDDDDAIDLSIASMDSTPGLYDATVRSLPRLAALRGTSGYSLRGLPELRDAVAARFTDRGVETDPDEIIITSGAVNAFNLILATIGRRGERALVEQPTFPHALEALHRYGYRMLPTPVEVTGWDERHVTDTLLRSRPHVAYLIPDFHNPTGATMSDAERSRIATTARSTGTHVIVDETTAELDIDRGWTPLPMSAHSPQVITVGSMSKIAWGGLRIGWIRADRALISRLLATRPSFELGTALLEQCIAVELLQDMPALTAHVASRLRAGRAAVASGLGALGGVAMPPTRGGLSTWLDLGAPVSTELSLAARRHGLIVPPGPRFTTGGVLERRLRIPITLSPERTTEAMERLGRAWSHVMSGGATSDEEAPRAAVI; translated from the coding sequence GCCGCATCCCTGGCGGAGCAGATCCGCGCGTTGATCCTCGACGGCCGGTTGACCGTCGGGGAGCGGCTGCCCAGCGAACGGGCCCTGGCGCTCGAACTGCGCCGCTCCCGATCGACGACGACCCGCGTCTACGGGCTCCTCGAGGGCGACGGCTACGTGGTGCGTCGACACGGCGGGAGCACGCGGGTCGCGCTGCCGCATACGGCGCACCGCCTCGCCGACCCCGACGATGACGACGCGATCGACCTCTCCATCGCCTCGATGGATTCGACTCCGGGGCTCTATGACGCGACGGTGAGGTCGCTGCCTCGCCTCGCGGCGTTGCGCGGGACCAGCGGATACTCGCTGCGTGGTCTGCCCGAGCTGCGCGACGCCGTCGCCGCCCGGTTCACCGATCGCGGCGTCGAGACCGATCCCGATGAGATCATCATCACCTCCGGCGCGGTCAACGCCTTCAACCTGATCCTCGCCACGATCGGACGCCGCGGTGAACGCGCCCTGGTCGAGCAGCCCACCTTTCCGCACGCACTCGAGGCGCTGCACCGGTACGGCTACCGGATGCTCCCCACGCCCGTCGAGGTCACCGGCTGGGACGAGCGCCATGTCACCGACACCCTCCTGCGGAGCCGCCCGCACGTCGCCTATCTGATCCCCGACTTCCACAATCCGACCGGGGCGACCATGAGCGACGCCGAGCGCTCCCGCATCGCGACGACGGCGCGGAGCACGGGGACGCATGTGATCGTCGACGAGACGACCGCCGAGCTCGACATCGATCGCGGCTGGACTCCCCTGCCCATGTCCGCCCACAGCCCACAGGTGATCACGGTGGGGTCCATGTCGAAGATCGCCTGGGGCGGTCTGCGGATCGGCTGGATCCGCGCGGACCGCGCGCTCATCTCCCGACTGCTCGCCACCCGCCCCTCGTTCGAACTCGGCACAGCGCTGCTCGAGCAGTGCATCGCCGTCGAGCTGCTGCAGGACATGCCGGCTCTCACCGCCCATGTGGCGTCGCGCCTTCGCGCAGGCAGGGCGGCCGTGGCGTCCGGCCTCGGGGCGCTCGGCGGCGTCGCGATGCCGCCCACGAGAGGCGGACTCTCGACCTGGCTCGATCTCGGCGCCCCCGTATCGACCGAGCTGTCGCTCGCGGCACGGCGGCACGGGCTGATCGTGCCGCCAGGGCCGCGCTTCACCACCGGCGGAGTGCTGGAACGCCGACTGCGGATCCCCATCACGCTCTCTCCCGAACGCACGACGGAGGCGATGGAGCGTCTGGGCCGCGCCTGGTCCCACGTGATGAGCGGAGGGGCGACGTCCGACGAGGAAGCGCCCCGCGCGGCCGTCATCTGA
- a CDS encoding DUF3145 domain-containing protein: MATAYARGVVFVHSAPRALCPHLEWAVGRAIGRAVNFDWSEQPVLDGARRAEFYWDGPVGTGAALATAIRGWEHLRFEVTEDPTPRSDGGRWLHTPDLGIHYAQTDAAGNIVIGEDRIRYAMEIAAGSATELQRELDIALGSAWDEELEPFRHASDDARVVWLHKVG; this comes from the coding sequence ATGGCGACGGCTTACGCACGCGGAGTGGTTTTCGTCCACTCTGCCCCTCGCGCGCTCTGCCCGCACCTGGAATGGGCGGTCGGACGCGCTATCGGTCGTGCTGTGAACTTCGACTGGAGCGAACAGCCGGTGCTCGACGGTGCTCGACGCGCGGAGTTCTACTGGGACGGCCCGGTCGGCACGGGAGCCGCTCTGGCGACGGCGATCCGCGGCTGGGAGCACCTGCGCTTCGAGGTGACCGAGGACCCGACGCCCCGCAGCGACGGTGGCCGATGGCTGCACACGCCCGATCTCGGCATCCACTATGCGCAGACCGATGCGGCGGGCAACATTGTGATCGGCGAAGACCGCATCCGCTACGCGATGGAGATCGCCGCGGGCAGTGCGACCGAGCTGCAGCGCGAGCTCGACATCGCGCTGGGCTCTGCCTGGGACGAGGAGCTGGAGCCGTTCCGTCACGCCAGCGACGATGCGCGCGTCGTCTGGCTGCACAAGGTGGGCTAG
- a CDS encoding DUF262 domain-containing protein: MSTATNVEATAVNTIEWLAEDSTTIVVPVYQRQYRWDIGGCEQLLSDVRAVARENSSHRHFIGSILSAADDSDADTELVLIDGQQRITTIMLLVAALQHAVRDSAPELAAELDRVLVRPDDPRRTKLRPHDEWAELYESVVLDRGDHADRESRFDDNYAFFRSQVHADEAATIWQGLQRLEHVSITLGAGANAQQIFESLNSTGEPLRDHELIHNYILMGLTHTEQLDVEARFWLPIERHAGENIAAFWRHYLVMTTGREVAANGEHGVYSAFRQSFPRVDVDHLQADAEVWRHYAEIYGILLDPSLEKDSEIARQLRFVNTFGRASYPLVLSVYSDHAKGLIPRDELIRTLERIQAMYLRRTLVNLPNERLVARLCRARVDGPDALERAFARITPSDERVSAVLKYSELPHPAYVLGRLEGVEDTDGFDVEHIVPTVPSDSWSGDGAREWIDYSDDERNAHRALAPTLGNLTLLEQSLSERYFGEPYAVKRTSAYARSAVPETAALQSTETWGTAMISQRTVRLTAELLRIWARPALTEIDDDGLTPILDAVRRRGWPAGWEREFEYVEYRGERWEVYDVRHLFNRVFRRAWTDTRAAAVSYCAAHGGPIYDGTAWKGQWDRLDDTHHLYMGWDSTYMMSAVQGVLQEADIASEVFVKYSYIGNVM, from the coding sequence ATGAGCACTGCGACGAACGTCGAGGCGACAGCTGTCAATACGATCGAGTGGCTCGCAGAGGACTCCACGACCATCGTCGTCCCGGTGTATCAGCGGCAGTATCGGTGGGACATCGGCGGCTGCGAGCAGTTGCTCTCCGATGTGCGTGCCGTCGCCCGCGAGAACTCGTCGCACCGCCACTTCATCGGCTCGATCCTCTCGGCCGCCGACGATTCCGACGCCGACACCGAGCTCGTGCTGATCGACGGTCAGCAGCGGATCACCACGATCATGCTGCTCGTGGCCGCCCTGCAGCACGCGGTGCGCGACAGCGCTCCCGAGCTCGCCGCGGAACTGGACCGCGTCCTGGTGCGCCCCGACGATCCCCGCAGGACGAAGCTGCGTCCGCACGACGAATGGGCCGAGCTCTACGAGTCGGTGGTGCTGGATCGGGGCGACCACGCCGATCGCGAGTCGCGTTTCGACGACAACTACGCCTTCTTCCGCAGCCAGGTGCATGCCGATGAGGCGGCGACGATCTGGCAGGGCCTGCAGCGCCTCGAGCACGTGTCCATCACGCTCGGCGCAGGTGCGAACGCTCAGCAGATCTTCGAGAGCCTGAACTCGACGGGCGAACCGCTGCGCGATCACGAGCTCATCCACAACTACATCCTGATGGGCCTCACGCACACCGAGCAGCTCGACGTCGAGGCCCGGTTCTGGCTTCCCATCGAACGCCACGCGGGCGAGAACATCGCCGCGTTCTGGCGGCACTACCTCGTGATGACGACGGGACGCGAGGTCGCCGCGAACGGCGAGCACGGGGTGTACAGCGCGTTCCGACAGTCGTTCCCGCGCGTCGACGTGGACCATCTGCAGGCGGATGCCGAGGTGTGGCGGCACTACGCGGAGATCTACGGCATCCTGCTGGATCCCTCTCTCGAGAAGGACTCCGAGATCGCGCGGCAGCTGCGATTCGTGAACACCTTCGGTCGTGCCTCCTATCCGCTCGTCCTGAGCGTCTACAGCGACCACGCCAAGGGGCTCATCCCGCGTGACGAGCTGATCCGCACCCTGGAGCGGATCCAGGCGATGTACCTGCGACGGACGCTCGTCAACCTGCCCAATGAACGTCTCGTCGCCCGGCTCTGCCGTGCGCGCGTCGACGGACCCGACGCGCTCGAGAGGGCCTTCGCACGCATCACCCCCTCGGACGAGCGGGTCAGCGCGGTGCTCAAGTACAGCGAGCTCCCCCACCCGGCGTACGTTCTCGGTCGCCTGGAGGGCGTCGAGGACACGGACGGATTCGACGTCGAGCACATCGTCCCGACCGTTCCCAGCGACAGCTGGTCGGGCGACGGAGCGCGCGAATGGATCGACTACTCCGACGACGAGCGAAACGCCCACCGTGCGCTGGCGCCCACGCTCGGCAACCTGACGCTGCTGGAGCAGAGCCTGTCGGAGCGGTACTTCGGGGAGCCGTACGCCGTGAAGCGCACCTCGGCGTATGCGCGCAGCGCGGTTCCCGAGACCGCGGCGCTGCAGTCGACCGAGACCTGGGGAACGGCCATGATCTCGCAGCGCACCGTGCGGCTCACGGCCGAGCTCCTGCGCATCTGGGCGCGGCCCGCGCTCACCGAGATCGACGACGACGGTCTGACCCCGATCCTCGACGCCGTGCGGCGCCGTGGCTGGCCCGCGGGCTGGGAGCGCGAGTTCGAGTACGTCGAATACCGCGGAGAGCGCTGGGAGGTCTACGACGTCCGGCATCTGTTCAACCGCGTCTTCCGACGTGCGTGGACCGACACCCGCGCTGCGGCGGTCTCGTACTGCGCCGCGCACGGCGGACCGATCTACGACGGGACCGCGTGGAAGGGGCAGTGGGACCGGCTCGACGACACCCATCACCTGTACATGGGGTGGGATTCCACGTACATGATGAGCGCTGTGCAGGGCGTGCTCCAGGAGGCGGACATCGCCTCGGAGGTCTTCGTGAAGTACTCCTACATCGGGAATGTGATGTGA
- a CDS encoding alpha/beta fold hydrolase, with product MTTTIHRLLDLAVEEHTLTVPLVWDDPADTRTIEIFARVVTRDGGDSLPFLVYLQGGPGHEAPRPFHSSTAPPWLDEALAHYRVVMLDQRGTGLSTPVGDDDLAEGSAAVAEYLTHLRADAIVRDCEAMREHLGAITWSVLGQSFGGFTSLAYLSTHAASLADVFITGGLSAIGRHPDDVYALCYSKMRDASERYYRRFPEHRDRMRRLVDHADAGDIVLPDGEVVSRSRLRSVGSALGMNEGWQTLWSLLERDHRSNAFRHDLMHAMPYSGRNPLYFAFHESSYADGHATRWSAERVEPDDFREDVTLFTGEHIRREWTETVPAFRPWREVTLELAEFEWPRLYDRVAIEASGATGAAAVYANDVYVPLEYSLETAGLLPGIALWVTSEHEHNGLRSGPVLSRLIDLAHGRRIR from the coding sequence ATGACCACGACCATCCATCGTCTGCTCGACCTCGCCGTCGAAGAGCACACTCTGACCGTCCCGCTCGTGTGGGACGACCCCGCCGACACCCGCACGATCGAGATCTTCGCGCGCGTCGTGACCCGCGACGGAGGCGACTCGCTGCCCTTCCTCGTCTACCTCCAGGGCGGACCGGGCCACGAGGCGCCCCGCCCGTTCCATTCGTCGACAGCACCGCCCTGGCTCGACGAGGCTCTCGCCCACTACCGCGTGGTCATGCTGGACCAGCGCGGCACCGGCCTGTCGACTCCGGTCGGAGACGACGACCTGGCCGAGGGCTCGGCCGCCGTCGCCGAGTATCTGACCCACCTGCGCGCCGATGCCATCGTGCGCGACTGCGAGGCGATGCGCGAGCACCTCGGTGCGATCACCTGGAGCGTGCTGGGTCAGTCGTTCGGCGGATTCACATCGCTCGCATATCTGTCGACCCATGCCGCCTCGCTGGCCGATGTCTTCATCACGGGCGGCCTGAGTGCGATCGGCCGACACCCGGACGACGTCTACGCCCTCTGCTACAGCAAGATGCGCGACGCCTCCGAGCGCTACTACCGTCGGTTCCCCGAGCACCGCGATCGCATGCGCAGACTGGTGGATCACGCGGATGCCGGCGACATCGTCCTGCCGGACGGTGAAGTGGTGTCCCGCTCGCGTCTGCGATCGGTGGGGTCCGCCCTCGGCATGAACGAGGGGTGGCAGACGCTGTGGTCGCTTCTCGAGCGCGACCACAGGTCGAACGCCTTCCGTCACGACCTCATGCACGCGATGCCGTACAGCGGCCGCAATCCGCTCTACTTCGCCTTCCACGAGTCGAGCTATGCCGACGGCCACGCGACGCGGTGGTCGGCCGAGCGTGTCGAGCCCGACGACTTCCGCGAGGACGTCACCCTCTTCACCGGCGAGCACATCCGTCGCGAGTGGACCGAGACGGTTCCCGCATTCCGACCCTGGCGCGAGGTGACACTGGAGCTCGCCGAGTTCGAGTGGCCGCGCCTCTACGACCGGGTGGCGATCGAGGCGTCCGGGGCGACCGGAGCCGCGGCGGTCTACGCGAACGACGTCTACGTCCCCCTGGAGTACTCGCTCGAGACCGCGGGGCTGCTCCCGGGAATCGCACTGTGGGTGACGAGCGAGCACGAGCACAACGGTCTCCGCTCCGGCCCCGTCCTCAGTCGTCTGATCGACCTCGCTCACGGACGGCGCATCCGCTGA
- a CDS encoding type B 50S ribosomal protein L31 produces the protein MKTDIHPVYKDVVFRDLGSGETFRTRSTVSSDKTIELDGVEYPVIDVEISSASHPFYTGKQRIMDSAGRVEKFNQRFKGFGGSSK, from the coding sequence ATGAAGACTGACATTCACCCCGTGTACAAGGACGTCGTGTTCCGCGACCTCGGCTCGGGCGAGACGTTCCGCACCCGCTCGACGGTGTCCAGCGACAAGACGATCGAGCTCGACGGTGTCGAGTACCCCGTCATCGACGTCGAGATCTCGTCGGCCTCGCACCCGTTCTACACGGGCAAGCAGCGCATCATGGACTCGGCCGGCCGCGTCGAGAAGTTCAACCAGCGCTTCAAGGGCTTCGGCGGCTCGTCCAAGTAA
- a CDS encoding ABC transporter ATP-binding protein, translated as MSSALEFTDVVVRREGRDIIDHVTWQVDDDQRWVILGPNGAGKTTLLQLADTLMHPTSGTVTVLGETLGRTDVFELRPRIGFASSAMAKRVPRDETVLNTVLTAAFSVLGRWNEGYEDIDERRALRVLADWRLDHLAERTFGTLSDGEQKRVQIARAVMTDPELLLLDEPTASLDLGSREELLALLSGYASSPTTPAMLMVTHHVEEIPVGFTHVLLMREGRIVAAGPIAETLTADALTEAFGMPIVLSSEDGRYAARAAS; from the coding sequence ATGTCGAGCGCCCTGGAATTCACCGACGTCGTCGTGCGCCGCGAGGGGCGCGACATCATCGATCACGTGACCTGGCAGGTCGACGATGATCAGCGGTGGGTGATCCTCGGCCCCAACGGCGCAGGCAAGACCACGCTGCTCCAGCTCGCCGACACGCTGATGCATCCGACCTCGGGAACCGTCACCGTGCTGGGGGAGACCCTCGGCCGGACCGACGTGTTCGAGCTGCGCCCGCGGATCGGCTTCGCCTCTTCGGCGATGGCCAAGCGCGTTCCGCGCGACGAGACGGTTCTGAACACCGTGCTCACGGCGGCCTTCTCGGTGCTCGGACGGTGGAACGAGGGCTACGAGGACATCGACGAGCGTCGCGCGCTGCGTGTCCTCGCGGACTGGCGCCTCGATCACCTCGCCGAGCGCACGTTCGGAACGCTGAGCGACGGAGAGCAGAAGCGCGTCCAGATCGCCCGCGCGGTGATGACGGACCCCGAGCTGCTGCTGCTCGACGAGCCGACCGCGTCGCTCGACCTCGGTTCGAGGGAAGAACTGCTGGCCCTGCTGAGCGGGTACGCGTCGTCGCCGACGACTCCGGCCATGCTGATGGTCACCCACCACGTCGAGGAGATCCCCGTCGGGTTCACCCATGTGCTCCTCATGCGCGAGGGACGGATCGTGGCCGCGGGCCCGATCGCCGAGACCCTCACCGCCGACGCGCTGACCGAGGCGTTCGGCATGCCGATCGTGCTCAGCAGCGAAGACGGCCGCTACGCCGCTCGCGCAGCATCCTGA
- the glgA gene encoding glycogen synthase gives MRVEMITKEYPPEIYGGAGVHVAELVTALRHSIDVQVRAFGSPRDEAGTSAYRTPSELASANAALQTLGTDLEIVAAISDADLVHSHTWYANFAGHLASQLHGIPHVLTAHSLEPLRPWKAEQLGGGYAVSSGIEKLAYENAAAVIAVSAGMRADILRSYPSVDPAKVRVIHNGIDVERWRPVQNPAFLESVGIDPSRPSVVFVGRITRQKGLPYLLQAARLLPPEVQLILCAGAPDTAEIMAEVQEGVKLLQQTREGVVWIERMLPRDELSAILTAATTFVCPSVYEPLGIVNLEAMACGAAVVGTATGGIPEVVADGVTGRLVPIEQVQDGTGTPVDPERYVADLARVLTEVTSDPERARAYGEAGRERARDEFSWGAIADTTRALYAELTA, from the coding sequence ATGCGCGTCGAGATGATCACGAAGGAATACCCGCCGGAGATCTACGGAGGTGCCGGAGTGCACGTCGCGGAGCTCGTCACGGCGCTGCGACACAGCATCGACGTGCAGGTGCGGGCTTTCGGTTCGCCCCGAGATGAGGCGGGTACGTCCGCCTACCGGACCCCCTCCGAACTCGCCTCCGCGAACGCCGCGCTGCAGACGCTGGGCACGGATCTCGAGATCGTCGCGGCGATCTCCGACGCCGACCTCGTGCACAGCCACACCTGGTACGCGAACTTCGCGGGTCACCTCGCGTCGCAGCTGCACGGCATCCCGCACGTGCTCACCGCCCACAGTCTCGAGCCACTGCGGCCCTGGAAGGCCGAGCAGCTCGGAGGCGGCTACGCGGTCTCCAGCGGGATCGAGAAGCTGGCGTACGAGAACGCCGCCGCGGTCATCGCGGTGAGCGCGGGCATGCGCGCGGACATCCTGCGCAGCTACCCGTCGGTGGACCCGGCGAAGGTCCGGGTGATCCACAACGGCATCGACGTGGAGCGGTGGCGTCCGGTGCAGAACCCCGCGTTCCTCGAGTCCGTGGGAATCGACCCGTCGCGTCCGTCCGTCGTCTTCGTCGGCAGGATCACCCGTCAGAAGGGCCTGCCGTACCTGCTGCAGGCGGCGCGACTGCTTCCCCCGGAGGTGCAGCTGATCCTGTGCGCGGGTGCGCCCGACACCGCCGAGATCATGGCGGAGGTGCAGGAGGGGGTGAAGCTCCTGCAGCAGACCAGGGAGGGAGTGGTCTGGATCGAGCGGATGCTGCCGCGCGACGAGCTCTCCGCCATCCTCACCGCCGCCACCACGTTCGTCTGCCCCTCCGTCTACGAGCCGCTCGGGATCGTCAACCTCGAGGCCATGGCGTGCGGCGCCGCCGTCGTCGGGACCGCGACCGGTGGAATCCCCGAGGTCGTCGCCGACGGCGTGACGGGGCGCCTGGTGCCGATCGAGCAGGTGCAGGACGGCACCGGCACGCCGGTCGACCCCGAGCGCTACGTCGCGGATCTCGCGCGGGTGCTGACAGAGGTGACCTCCGATCCCGAGCGTGCACGCGCGTACGGCGAGGCCGGTCGGGAGAGGGCTCGCGACGAGTTCAGCTGGGGAGCGATCGCCGACACCACGCGCGCGCTGTACGCGGAGCTCACCGCCTGA
- the glgC gene encoding glucose-1-phosphate adenylyltransferase has product MSAPKKIFGIILAGGEGKRLMPLTGDRAKPAVPFGGQYRLIDFAISNLINSGLRQIVVLTQYKSHSLDRHISQTWRMSALLDSYVASVPAQQRLGKRWFSGSADAILQSMNLINDEKPDIVVVIGADHVYRMDFRQMLDAHIESGAKATVAGIRQPISMASQFGVIDADTQSGRIKQFLEKPTDATGLEDSPHEVLASMGNYIFDADALIAAVEADGESPTSGHDMGGDIVPYFVDRGEAGYYDMKQNDVPGSSPRDRSYWRDVGTIDSFFDAHMDLISTLPIFNLYNMEWPIHSQAVNSPPAKFVRDSVGRIGNAIDSIVSLGSVLSGTHLERSVVGPWTLAGGGSTITDSVVFDGVRVGAGSRVHRAILDKNVVLADGATVGVDRERDLARGFTVTESGITVVGKGLFIER; this is encoded by the coding sequence ATGTCCGCTCCAAAGAAGATCTTCGGCATCATCCTCGCCGGCGGCGAGGGTAAGCGTCTCATGCCCCTCACGGGTGACCGTGCCAAACCTGCCGTGCCTTTCGGTGGACAGTACCGCCTGATAGATTTCGCGATCTCGAACCTCATCAACTCCGGTCTCCGGCAGATCGTCGTGCTCACCCAGTACAAGTCGCACAGCCTCGACCGGCACATCTCCCAGACCTGGCGGATGTCCGCGCTGCTCGACTCGTACGTCGCGTCCGTGCCCGCCCAGCAGCGCCTGGGCAAGCGCTGGTTCTCGGGCTCGGCCGACGCGATCCTGCAGAGCATGAACCTGATCAACGACGAGAAGCCCGACATCGTCGTGGTGATCGGCGCCGACCACGTGTACCGCATGGACTTCCGCCAGATGCTCGACGCGCACATCGAGTCCGGCGCGAAGGCCACCGTCGCCGGCATCCGTCAGCCCATCTCGATGGCATCGCAGTTCGGCGTGATCGACGCGGACACGCAGTCGGGTCGCATCAAGCAGTTCCTCGAGAAGCCCACCGATGCCACGGGACTCGAGGACTCTCCGCACGAGGTCCTCGCATCCATGGGCAACTACATCTTCGACGCCGACGCGCTGATCGCTGCGGTCGAGGCCGATGGGGAGTCTCCCACCTCGGGGCACGACATGGGCGGCGACATCGTGCCGTACTTCGTCGACCGCGGCGAGGCCGGCTACTACGACATGAAGCAGAACGACGTCCCCGGGTCGTCGCCGCGAGACCGCTCCTACTGGCGCGATGTGGGTACGATCGATTCCTTCTTCGACGCCCACATGGACCTGATCTCGACCCTGCCGATCTTCAACCTGTACAACATGGAGTGGCCGATCCACTCGCAGGCGGTCAACTCCCCGCCTGCGAAGTTCGTGCGCGACTCCGTGGGGCGCATCGGCAATGCGATCGACTCGATCGTGTCGCTCGGGTCCGTGCTGTCCGGAACGCACCTCGAACGCAGCGTGGTCGGGCCGTGGACCCTTGCGGGCGGCGGTTCCACCATCACCGACTCCGTCGTCTTCGACGGCGTGCGGGTCGGTGCGGGCTCCCGCGTGCACCGCGCGATCCTCGACAAGAACGTCGTGCTCGCCGACGGGGCGACGGTCGGTGTCGATCGCGAGCGAGACCTCGCTCGGGGCTTCACGGTCACCGAATCGGGGATCACGGTCGTGGGCAAGGGACTCTTCATCGAACGCTGA
- the serB gene encoding phosphoserine phosphatase SerB, whose protein sequence is MTASRGRPPGGVAVARLEAVTSARFLVVLDADSTLIRNEVIELIADEAGRRAEVQAATEAAMRGEIDFATSLRSRVAALEGVPVSAFPRVLARIEPTPGVRELTSAVHARGGVVGVVSGGFHEILDDVAPGLGVDRWRANRLDVVDGALSGRVDGAIVDAAAKAASLREWADELGVPRHATIAIGDGANDLQMMAAAGLGVAFNAKPAVRAAASIVVGPQDLSEVIALLP, encoded by the coding sequence ATCACGGCATCCCGTGGTCGTCCGCCGGGCGGTGTCGCTGTCGCTAGGCTCGAAGCCGTGACCTCTGCGCGCTTCCTCGTCGTCCTCGATGCCGATTCCACCCTGATCCGCAACGAGGTGATCGAACTGATCGCCGACGAAGCGGGGCGCCGCGCCGAGGTGCAGGCCGCGACCGAGGCGGCGATGCGCGGCGAGATCGACTTCGCGACGAGTCTGCGCTCGCGGGTCGCCGCCCTCGAGGGGGTCCCGGTCTCCGCATTCCCGCGAGTGCTCGCCCGGATCGAGCCGACCCCGGGGGTGCGCGAGCTGACCTCCGCCGTGCATGCACGGGGCGGAGTCGTCGGCGTCGTCTCCGGAGGTTTCCACGAGATCCTCGACGACGTGGCTCCGGGTCTGGGCGTCGACCGGTGGCGCGCGAATCGGCTCGACGTCGTCGACGGCGCCCTGTCCGGTCGCGTCGACGGCGCCATCGTCGACGCCGCGGCCAAGGCGGCGTCGTTGCGCGAGTGGGCGGACGAGCTGGGAGTCCCCCGCCACGCGACCATCGCCATCGGAGACGGCGCCAACGATCTGCAGATGATGGCCGCGGCGGGCCTCGGCGTGGCCTTCAACGCCAAGCCCGCGGTGCGTGCGGCCGCCAGCATCGTCGTCGGCCCTCAGGACCTGTCCGAGGTCATCGCGCTGCTTCCGTAG
- a CDS encoding alpha/beta fold hydrolase encodes MDIILIPGLWLDASSWSDVTSDLERAGHAVHPLTMPGVGEPADQSSEIGISDWVEAAVAAVDAVVDTAGGPVVVVGHSGGGNVAWGVADARPDAVSRVVFVDTVPPPSGMGISEFEVVDGVIPFPGWNHFPAEDVDDLDEATRARTAPLTASVPARVPTDPIELASGGRHRVPVTMLMGGFDQETLESELAEWGPYADEFRAIDDVEVVRIGSGHWPQFSVPSRLATLIDAAVVRR; translated from the coding sequence ATGGACATCATCCTCATCCCCGGACTCTGGCTCGACGCGTCGAGCTGGAGCGACGTCACATCCGATCTCGAACGGGCGGGGCACGCGGTGCATCCGCTCACGATGCCTGGGGTGGGTGAACCCGCGGATCAGTCCTCGGAGATCGGCATCTCGGACTGGGTCGAGGCCGCCGTCGCGGCGGTCGACGCGGTCGTCGACACGGCGGGCGGCCCGGTCGTGGTCGTCGGTCACAGCGGCGGCGGCAACGTGGCGTGGGGCGTCGCCGACGCTCGTCCCGACGCCGTGTCGCGCGTGGTCTTCGTCGACACGGTGCCGCCACCGTCCGGCATGGGCATCAGCGAGTTCGAGGTCGTCGACGGCGTCATACCGTTTCCGGGCTGGAACCACTTCCCCGCTGAAGACGTCGACGACCTCGATGAGGCGACACGCGCCCGCACCGCACCCCTCACCGCCAGCGTCCCCGCTCGGGTGCCCACCGATCCGATCGAGCTCGCCTCAGGCGGCCGGCACCGTGTTCCGGTCACCATGCTCATGGGCGGCTTCGACCAGGAGACCCTCGAGTCCGAGCTCGCCGAGTGGGGGCCCTACGCCGACGAGTTCCGTGCGATCGACGACGTCGAGGTCGTGCGGATCGGGTCCGGCCATTGGCCGCAGTTCTCGGTTCCGAGTCGTCTGGCGACCCTCATCGATGCGGCGGTCGTCCGGCGCTGA